One Chromatiaceae bacterium genomic region harbors:
- a CDS encoding right-handed parallel beta-helix repeat-containing protein — translation MKPRHLLPALLVGALALLGFQAPVSAATFCVNTAVSLQNALIVAAANGQDDEVQIVQGTYVGNFVYTSTEAQALSLRGGYTPGCSTRTLDPTNTMLDGNNHTGLVLQLSAGALPANFWIEGLTIRNGVGGLSASNGGGGEVAVENNHIRDNLGGGGVSLYATTAMLNNNDISGNATNYGGGGISIGATTATLTNNTITGNAAYHSGTGGGVYLYAMTATLTNNTLSGNTAAGQSGGAGGGVFLEATTATLTNNTLSGNTADSHYGGTGGGVYLIATTATLTNNTLSGNTAGYGGSYTRGGGMYLSATTATLTNNTLQGNVAGPGGGISVSFRGPATQSWVALYNNLFWQNQAAWNLGADFDIENSLASQVTLFANNFDWTPTIGFRVGTPIYLDASNLDKVDPLFVDATSGDLHLMPASPMIDTGYPATPDLPDFDLDGTPRVLGESVDIGAYEFDDGSDPKAILSLARAGTGGGTVTSAPTGIACGSDCFQAFDLDTVVTLTATPTDGNSVFEGWGGDADCADGQVTMSTHASCTATFAAVRQLTVARQGLGGGLVTSNPAGIDCGVACQAPFYLGERVQLTATPDVVSTFVGWSGDAACPNPLLDVNRSCTATFDPKLYRLYVFVAGSGGGTVTSAPAGIQCGTDCAEDYVANTRVTLTATPATTATFAGWTGPCTGIDPTCEVTMSQIQGVAAIFNLKTYPLTVTKAGTGAGTILSVPAGIDCGTACSWPYSHGTPVTLTATPAPTSLFTGWSGGGCSGTETCTVSLTTAETVSATFELKTYALTVTKRGTGQGIVTSSPAGIDCGPACSAFFDHGALVTLTAQPSAGSGFAGWSGAGCAGTAWTCQVPMTAAARVTATFVPLSLRISDLSQAEGTGVNPRFTFNVTLNAKSNVTISVKYATANGTATTADRDYASRSGTLTLSAGQTSRPITVLVTGDARLEADETFFVNLSAPSGATLADRRGQGTLINDD, via the coding sequence ATGAAACCCCGTCATCTGCTGCCCGCCTTGCTGGTGGGCGCCCTCGCCCTCCTGGGCTTCCAGGCCCCCGTCAGCGCGGCCACCTTCTGCGTCAACACTGCGGTCTCACTGCAGAACGCCCTGATTGTTGCCGCCGCTAACGGCCAGGACGACGAGGTCCAGATCGTCCAGGGCACCTATGTCGGCAATTTCGTCTATACCAGCACCGAGGCGCAGGCGCTGTCCCTGCGAGGAGGGTACACGCCGGGCTGCTCAACGCGGACGCTGGACCCGACCAATACCATGCTGGATGGCAACAATCATACCGGCTTGGTTCTACAACTCTCGGCGGGAGCCTTACCGGCGAATTTCTGGATTGAAGGGCTGACTATTCGCAATGGGGTGGGTGGGCTGTCCGCGAGCAACGGCGGTGGTGGGGAGGTGGCGGTCGAAAATAATCACATTCGTGATAATTTGGGCGGTGGCGGCGTGTCCCTCTACGCCACGACCGCCATGCTCAACAACAATGACATTTCGGGCAATGCGACCAACTACGGCGGCGGTGGAATCTCTATCGGCGCGACCACCGCCACGCTCACCAACAACACCATCACGGGCAATGCGGCGTACCACAGCGGCACCGGCGGGGGGGTGTATCTGTACGCCATGACCGCCACGCTCACCAATAACACCCTCTCGGGCAATACGGCCGCCGGCCAATCCGGCGGCGCCGGCGGCGGCGTGTTTCTGGAAGCCACGACCGCCACGCTCACCAACAACACCCTCTCGGGCAATACAGCCGACAGCCACTACGGCGGCACCGGCGGCGGCGTGTATCTGATAGCCACGACCGCCACGCTCACCAACAACACCCTCTCGGGCAATACGGCTGGCTACGGAGGCAGCTATACCCGTGGAGGCGGCATGTATCTGTCCGCCACGACCGCCACGCTCACCAACAACACCCTCCAAGGCAATGTTGCAGGGCCAGGCGGTGGTATATCAGTTAGCTTCCGAGGCCCCGCAACCCAAAGCTGGGTGGCGCTCTATAACAATCTTTTCTGGCAAAACCAGGCCGCATGGAATTTGGGTGCGGACTTTGATATCGAAAACTCGCTAGCCTCCCAAGTAACCTTATTTGCCAACAATTTTGATTGGACCCCTACGATAGGATTCCGGGTCGGCACCCCGATCTATCTGGACGCCAGCAACCTGGATAAGGTGGACCCCCTCTTTGTCGATGCCACCTCGGGCGACCTGCACCTGATGCCGGCCTCGCCCATGATCGACACCGGCTATCCCGCGACCCCGGATCTCCCCGATTTCGATCTCGATGGCACCCCGCGCGTCTTGGGCGAGTCCGTGGATATCGGCGCCTACGAATTCGACGATGGTAGCGACCCTAAGGCCATCCTGTCACTCGCCCGGGCGGGCACGGGCGGCGGCACCGTCACCAGTGCCCCAACGGGCATTGCCTGCGGCAGTGATTGTTTCCAGGCCTTTGACCTCGACACAGTGGTGACCCTGACCGCCACGCCGACCGATGGCAACTCGGTCTTCGAGGGCTGGGGCGGGGATGCCGACTGCGCGGATGGCCAGGTCACGATGTCGACCCATGCAAGCTGCACCGCCACCTTCGCCGCCGTCCGCCAGCTCACAGTGGCAAGGCAGGGTTTAGGAGGCGGTCTCGTCACCTCCAACCCCGCGGGTATTGACTGCGGTGTGGCCTGTCAGGCCCCTTTCTACTTGGGTGAAAGGGTGCAACTGACCGCCACCCCGGATGTGGTTTCGACTTTCGTGGGTTGGTCCGGGGATGCGGCTTGCCCCAATCCCCTGCTGGACGTGAACCGGTCTTGTACCGCGACCTTCGACCCAAAGCTTTACCGTCTTTATGTTTTTGTCGCCGGCAGTGGTGGCGGCACCGTCACCAGTGCCCCGGCGGGTATTCAATGCGGGACGGACTGCGCAGAGGACTATGTCGCCAATACCCGCGTGACCCTGACCGCCACGCCGGCTACCACTGCGACTTTCGCGGGCTGGACCGGACCCTGCACTGGGATTGATCCCACCTGCGAGGTCACTATGTCCCAGATTCAGGGCGTCGCCGCCATCTTCAATCTCAAGACCTATCCCCTCACGGTCACCAAGGCCGGCACGGGCGCGGGCACCATCCTCAGCGTACCCGCTGGCATCGACTGTGGCACCGCTTGTAGCTGGCCTTATAGCCACGGCACCCCGGTCACCCTGACCGCAACACCCGCGCCCACCAGTCTCTTCACGGGTTGGAGTGGTGGCGGCTGCTCCGGGACGGAGACTTGCACGGTGAGCCTGACGACCGCCGAGACGGTCTCCGCTACCTTTGAACTTAAGACCTATGCCCTCACGGTCACCAAGCGGGGCACGGGCCAGGGCATCGTGACCAGTAGCCCTGCGGGTATCGACTGCGGCCCGGCCTGTTCCGCCTTCTTCGACCACGGCGCCCTCGTCACGCTAACCGCCCAGCCCTCTGCCGGGTCGGGATTCGCCGGCTGGAGCGGCGCGGGGTGTGCGGGCACGGCCTGGACCTGTCAGGTCCCCATGACCGCCGCGGCCAGGGTCACCGCTACCTTTGTCCCACTCTCGCTGCGCATCAGCGACCTGAGCCAGGCGGAGGGCACGGGCGTCAATCCTCGCTTCACCTTCAACGTGACCTTGAATGCCAAGAGCAACGTCACCATCAGCGTCAAATATGCCACGGCCAACGGCACGGCTACCACGGCGGATCGGGACTATGCCAGCCGGAGCGGCACCTTAACCCTTAGCGCCGGCCAGACCAGCAGGCCGATCACGGTCCTGGTGACCGGCGACGCCAGGCTGGAGGCCGATGAGACCTTCTTCGTCAATCTCAGCGCCCCCAGCGGCGCGACCCTGGCGGATCGCCGGGGGCAGGGGACACTGATCAATGACGACTGA
- a CDS encoding 5'-nucleotidase C-terminal domain-containing protein produces MRLSPLLLLPLALVTLIAAAGQPLTLLHFNDFHGQLEPYADQESGKVLGGIARLAGLVEAIRAEDPKRPVLILFAGDLLQGTTTSTLYLGRPDIKLLEEIGVNAAAVGNHEVDFGQDNLRKLASMIDFPLLAANLSASPDPLPVQPFALFHPDGGPRVAVLGLTTEELVTASHPRNVLGLSVSDPLAVAQALVPELDAQSDLLIILSHLGLAGDRRLAQGVAGVDLIIGGHNHFRFDQPVEENEVLIVQAGERGAYLGRLDLEVEKDRLLKWDYRLIPVDDQAPVDPRIAAKVERLVARADQELLAVVGRAGRELSAQRELIRVSEAPFGNLVADLAREYSGAQVALFNAGGFRASIPAGEVRLKEIYQAFPFRNELVTGVLTGAELQAALDYSAGLDPADHPGGFLQVSGVRLRIQGGKALDVTLNGQPLDPAADYSLVVPDFLAAGGDGYGMLAGLRHPVNSGQLISDLLVAAFRRQGELDATLDGRIERH; encoded by the coding sequence ATGCGCCTGAGTCCCCTCCTGTTGCTACCCCTGGCCCTGGTTACCCTGATCGCGGCGGCGGGCCAGCCCCTGACCCTGCTCCATTTCAACGACTTCCACGGGCAACTGGAGCCCTACGCGGACCAGGAGAGCGGCAAGGTCCTCGGGGGGATCGCTCGCCTCGCGGGCCTGGTTGAAGCGATTCGCGCCGAGGACCCAAAGCGGCCGGTGCTGATCCTCTTCGCCGGTGACCTCCTCCAGGGCACCACCACCTCGACCCTCTACCTGGGCCGGCCGGACATCAAGTTGCTGGAGGAAATCGGCGTCAATGCCGCGGCGGTGGGCAACCACGAGGTGGACTTCGGCCAGGATAACCTGCGCAAGCTCGCCAGCATGATCGACTTCCCCCTCCTCGCGGCCAATCTGAGCGCCTCGCCCGACCCCCTGCCGGTGCAACCCTTCGCCCTCTTCCACCCGGATGGCGGACCGCGGGTGGCGGTACTCGGCCTCACGACCGAGGAACTGGTCACCGCCAGCCACCCGCGCAACGTCCTGGGCCTCAGCGTCAGCGATCCGCTGGCCGTGGCGCAAGCGCTGGTGCCGGAGCTCGACGCCCAATCCGACCTGCTGATCATCCTCTCCCACCTGGGGCTGGCGGGGGACCGGCGCCTGGCCCAGGGCGTGGCCGGGGTGGATCTGATCATCGGCGGACACAACCACTTCCGCTTCGATCAGCCCGTGGAAGAAAACGAGGTCCTGATTGTCCAGGCCGGCGAGCGGGGCGCCTACCTGGGGCGTCTGGACCTGGAGGTGGAAAAGGATCGCCTGCTGAAGTGGGACTATCGGCTGATCCCGGTGGACGACCAAGCGCCGGTGGACCCCAGGATCGCGGCCAAGGTGGAGCGGCTGGTAGCCCGGGCGGACCAGGAACTGCTGGCCGTGGTGGGACGCGCCGGTCGGGAGCTGAGCGCCCAGCGGGAATTGATTCGCGTGAGCGAGGCCCCCTTTGGCAACCTGGTGGCGGATCTGGCGCGGGAGTATAGCGGGGCGCAGGTCGCCCTCTTCAACGCCGGCGGCTTCCGCGCCAGTATCCCCGCCGGAGAGGTGCGGCTGAAGGAGATCTACCAGGCCTTCCCCTTCCGCAACGAACTGGTGACCGGGGTGCTGACCGGGGCGGAGCTCCAGGCCGCCCTGGATTACAGTGCCGGACTCGACCCCGCCGACCACCCCGGCGGCTTCCTCCAGGTCTCCGGGGTACGGCTGCGCATCCAAGGGGGCAAGGCGCTGGATGTGACCCTGAACGGCCAGCCCCTGGATCCCGCGGCCGACTACTCCTTGGTGGTCCCGGACTTCCTGGCCGCGGGGGGCGACGGCTACGGGATGCTGGCCGGGCTGCGCCACCCGGTCAACAGCGGGCAACTCATCTCCGACCTGCTGGTGGCCGCCTTCCGCCGCCAGGGTGAGCTGGATGCCACCCTGGACGGGCGGATCGAGCGTCATTGA
- a CDS encoding type II toxin-antitoxin system VapC family toxin — MTKRKVYVETSVISYLTARPSKNVIEAGHQQSTYLFWDRRKEFELSASELVLTECAAGDPEAASKRLAALHGIPLLEITLQSIEIAKELVATDIVPAKASEDALHISIATVHFVDYLLTWNCRHIANPEIQARIAENFRGKGLLLPFICTPEELMGGEDE; from the coding sequence ATGACCAAACGCAAGGTATACGTTGAAACGTCTGTTATCAGTTACCTGACGGCTCGCCCAAGCAAAAATGTGATTGAGGCCGGACACCAACAAAGCACCTATTTATTTTGGGATAGGCGAAAGGAATTTGAACTTTCCGCCTCGGAACTGGTTTTGACAGAATGCGCCGCTGGTGATCCAGAGGCGGCAAGCAAACGACTTGCCGCGTTACATGGCATCCCTCTACTTGAAATCACGCTCCAAAGCATCGAGATTGCCAAGGAATTGGTAGCAACCGACATAGTTCCGGCGAAAGCAAGCGAAGACGCATTGCATATTTCGATAGCAACTGTTCATTTCGTAGACTATTTGTTGACCTGGAACTGTAGGCACATCGCCAATCCTGAAATTCAGGCTCGAATTGCTGAAAATTTCAGGGGTAAAGGTTTATTATTGCCGTTTATTTGCACACCTGAAGAACTCATGGGAGGCGAAGATGAGTGA
- a CDS encoding lipoprotein signal peptidase has translation MTRWLWLSLLVVVLDQATKWLAEALLLPFRPVTVMPLLNFTLMYNEGAAFSFLSNAGGWQRWFFTAFALVMTIALVIWLTRLAQGERTTAAALALVIGGAIGNLIDRVLTGRVVDFIDFYVGTWHWPAFNVADSAITLGIILLLVTGFREEFKHNDDQTQGIR, from the coding sequence ATGACCCGCTGGCTCTGGCTCTCCCTGCTGGTGGTGGTCCTGGATCAGGCCACCAAATGGCTGGCGGAGGCCTTGCTGTTGCCCTTCCGCCCAGTCACCGTCATGCCCCTGCTCAACTTCACCCTCATGTATAACGAGGGCGCGGCCTTCAGTTTCCTCTCCAATGCCGGCGGCTGGCAGCGCTGGTTCTTCACCGCCTTCGCCCTGGTCATGACCATCGCCCTGGTCATCTGGCTCACGCGCCTGGCCCAGGGCGAGCGGACCACCGCCGCCGCCCTGGCGCTGGTCATCGGCGGCGCCATCGGCAATCTGATCGACCGGGTACTCACCGGGCGCGTGGTCGATTTCATCGACTTTTACGTCGGCACCTGGCACTGGCCCGCCTTCAACGTCGCCGACAGCGCCATCACCCTCGGTATCATCCTGCTGCTGGTCACCGGTTTCCGCGAAGAATTCAAGCATAACGATGACCAAACGCAAGGTATACGTTGA
- the ileS gene encoding isoleucine--tRNA ligase: protein MSDYKNTLNLPNTGFPMKANLAQREPELLAHWEAMDLYGQIRAARAGARQFILHDGPPYANGDIHIGHAVNKVLKDIIVKSRTLDGLDAPYVPGWDCHGLPIELQVEKKEGKPGAKISAAQFRRACRDYAARQVDGQRRDFKRLGVFGDWEHPYLTMDFHFEANIIRALGVILANGHVQKGYKPVHWCIDCGSALAEAEVEYADKASISIDVRFPVLDEEALFTRCHSVPNGRGDGPLSVVIWTTTPWTLPANQAVAFNPELEYVLIQTEGDPGRERLILAEGLMRDNLDRWGIDHYRVIAYGRGDAFEGLQLQHPFYDREVPIILGEHVTLEAGTGAVHTAPGHGLDDYLVGNRYGLRVENPVGGDGRFLPDTPLFAGEHVFSANEKVVDTLKARGALIQAARFTHSYPHCWRHKTPIIFRATPQWFIGMEKQGLRDAALREIEGVTWTPDWGRSRIESMMRNRPDWCISRQRTWGVPIPLLVHKETGAPHPRTAELIEEVARRVEAQGVEAWFALDAADLIGVAGAAEYEKVHDTLDVWFDSGVTHACCLEQREGLRSPADLYLEGSDQHRGWFQSSLLTSVAMYDRAPYRGVLTHGFTVDAKGEKMSKSKGNVVRPQDVMKTLGADIIRLWVAATDYRGEMSVSDEILKRTADAYRRIRNTGRFLLANLNGFDPSVNLIAATDMLELDRWVVDRAYQLQEEIIAAYRDYQFHLIYQKIHNFCVVDLGGFYLDVIKDRQYTTPTDGRPRRSCQTAMYHIAEAMTRWLAPILSFTADEIWRYLPGEREPSVFLAEWYPGLFTLDAGDAFDRAFWDQVLAVRLAVSKPLEAARQGGLIGSSLDAEIDLYAAPELVAILARLADELRFALITSAARVLPLADKPADAQDTELEGLAIQVRKSFHAKCVRCWHLRADVGQNPEHPELCGRCLTNVAGVGEERRFA, encoded by the coding sequence GTGAGCGACTACAAGAACACCCTCAACCTCCCCAACACTGGTTTTCCCATGAAGGCGAACCTCGCCCAGCGGGAACCGGAGCTGCTCGCCCACTGGGAGGCCATGGACCTCTACGGCCAGATTCGCGCCGCCCGGGCGGGGGCCAGGCAGTTCATCCTCCACGACGGCCCTCCCTACGCCAACGGCGACATCCATATCGGCCACGCCGTCAATAAGGTACTGAAGGACATCATCGTCAAGTCCCGCACCCTGGACGGCCTGGACGCCCCCTATGTGCCGGGCTGGGACTGCCATGGCCTCCCCATCGAACTCCAGGTGGAAAAGAAGGAGGGCAAGCCCGGCGCCAAGATCAGCGCGGCCCAGTTCCGGCGCGCCTGCCGCGACTATGCCGCGCGCCAGGTGGATGGCCAGCGCCGCGACTTTAAGCGCCTGGGGGTCTTTGGCGACTGGGAGCACCCCTACCTGACCATGGACTTCCACTTCGAGGCCAACATCATCCGCGCCCTGGGCGTGATCCTGGCCAATGGCCATGTCCAGAAGGGCTATAAGCCGGTGCACTGGTGCATCGACTGCGGTTCCGCCCTCGCGGAGGCCGAGGTGGAATACGCCGACAAGGCGTCCATCTCCATCGACGTCCGCTTCCCGGTCCTGGACGAGGAGGCCCTCTTTACCCGCTGTCACTCGGTGCCCAACGGGCGCGGCGACGGCCCCCTGTCCGTGGTCATCTGGACCACCACCCCCTGGACCCTGCCCGCCAACCAGGCGGTGGCCTTCAATCCCGAACTGGAATACGTCCTCATCCAGACCGAGGGCGACCCTGGCCGCGAGCGCCTCATCCTGGCCGAGGGTCTGATGCGCGACAACCTGGACCGCTGGGGCATCGACCACTACCGGGTCATCGCCTATGGCCGGGGCGACGCCTTCGAGGGGCTGCAACTCCAGCATCCCTTTTATGACCGCGAGGTGCCCATCATCCTCGGGGAGCATGTCACCCTGGAGGCGGGCACCGGCGCCGTTCACACCGCCCCCGGTCATGGCCTGGATGACTACCTGGTTGGCAACCGCTACGGCCTGCGGGTGGAGAACCCCGTGGGCGGCGACGGCCGCTTCCTGCCCGACACCCCCCTCTTCGCCGGCGAGCATGTCTTCAGCGCCAACGAGAAGGTCGTGGATACCCTCAAGGCTCGGGGCGCCCTGATCCAGGCCGCGCGTTTCACCCACAGCTATCCCCACTGCTGGCGCCACAAGACCCCCATCATCTTCCGCGCCACACCCCAGTGGTTCATCGGCATGGAAAAGCAGGGCCTGCGGGACGCCGCCCTGCGCGAGATCGAGGGCGTCACCTGGACCCCGGACTGGGGCCGCTCCCGCATCGAGTCCATGATGCGCAACCGCCCGGACTGGTGCATCTCGCGCCAGCGGACCTGGGGCGTGCCCATCCCCCTGCTGGTCCACAAGGAGACCGGCGCCCCGCATCCCCGCACCGCGGAGCTGATCGAGGAGGTCGCCCGTCGGGTCGAGGCCCAGGGCGTCGAGGCCTGGTTCGCCCTTGACGCGGCGGATTTGATCGGGGTCGCCGGGGCGGCTGAATACGAGAAGGTCCACGACACCCTGGACGTCTGGTTCGACTCAGGCGTCACCCACGCCTGCTGCCTGGAGCAGCGGGAGGGCCTGCGCTCCCCCGCTGACCTCTATCTGGAGGGCTCCGACCAGCACCGCGGCTGGTTCCAGTCGTCCCTGCTGACCTCGGTGGCCATGTACGACCGCGCCCCCTACCGGGGCGTCCTCACCCACGGATTCACCGTCGATGCCAAGGGCGAGAAGATGTCCAAGTCCAAGGGCAACGTGGTGCGGCCCCAGGACGTGATGAAGACCCTGGGCGCCGACATCATCCGCCTCTGGGTCGCGGCCACCGACTATCGCGGCGAGATGAGCGTCTCCGACGAGATCCTCAAGCGCACCGCCGACGCCTACCGGCGCATCCGCAACACCGGCCGCTTCCTGCTCGCCAACCTTAATGGCTTCGACCCATCGGTCAACCTGATCGCGGCGACGGACATGCTCGAACTGGACCGCTGGGTCGTGGATCGCGCCTACCAGCTCCAGGAGGAGATCATCGCCGCCTACCGGGACTACCAGTTCCACCTCATCTACCAGAAGATCCACAACTTCTGCGTGGTGGACCTGGGCGGCTTCTACCTGGACGTCATCAAGGACCGCCAGTACACCACCCCGACCGACGGCCGGCCCCGGCGCTCCTGCCAGACCGCCATGTACCACATCGCCGAGGCCATGACCCGCTGGCTGGCGCCCATCCTCAGCTTTACCGCCGACGAGATCTGGCGCTACCTGCCGGGTGAACGGGAGCCTTCGGTCTTCCTGGCCGAGTGGTACCCAGGGCTCTTTACCCTGGACGCCGGCGACGCCTTCGATCGCGCCTTCTGGGACCAGGTACTGGCGGTGCGGCTCGCGGTCTCCAAACCCCTGGAGGCCGCGCGCCAAGGTGGCCTCATCGGCTCATCCCTGGACGCGGAGATCGACCTTTACGCCGCCCCCGAACTGGTCGCGATTCTGGCCCGGCTAGCGGACGAGTTGCGCTTTGCCCTCATCACCTCCGCCGCCCGGGTCCTGCCCCTGGCGGACAAGCCCGCCGATGCCCAGGACACGGAACTGGAGGGCCTCGCCATCCAGGTGCGCAAATCCTTCCACGCCAAATGCGTCCGCTGCTGGCATCTGCGGGCAGATGTGGGACAAAACCCCGAGCACCCGGAACTCTGCGGCCGCTGCCTTACCAACGTCGCCGGGGTGGGCGAGGAGCGGCGCTTTGCATGA
- a CDS encoding TraB/GumN family protein — protein MIRDPEAAANPVPDTPRQPRAEHATPLAEPGQPFAEAEPSQDPAPEPNRGPEEPRIDIKIGATHLTLLGTAHVSRASAAKVRELLEQEHFDAVAVELCPSRYQALLDPDALARMDLFAVIRQGRVAMVVASLALAAYQQRLADQFGIEPGAEQRMAIAQARERHLPVLLVDREIGVTLKRVAANLSWWKRLELFSGLVLTLVSHEEVPEAEIERLKEGDVLETTFAEFARNRQDLFLPLIDERDRYMAARLREEIEREGHGRVLAVLGAGHLKGVAGYLRAAESEPPPGASTHDSAQPRPDPRLEIAELERLPPPSPWPKLISWVILALIVAGFAFGFAQNPQDGWSIVWDWVLITGSLSALGTLLAGGHPLTVLTAFVAAPLTTLNPAIGAGMVTGPVELYLRKPNMGDFGRLRQDAAQFRGWWRNRVLRILQVFLLSNLGAAIGTYVAGFRIYDRLFS, from the coding sequence ATGATCCGAGACCCCGAGGCGGCAGCCAACCCCGTTCCCGATACCCCGCGGCAGCCGCGGGCCGAGCACGCCACACCCTTAGCCGAGCCCGGCCAACCCTTCGCTGAAGCCGAGCCCAGCCAAGACCCGGCGCCCGAGCCCAACCGGGGCCCCGAAGAGCCCCGCATCGACATCAAGATCGGCGCTACCCACCTGACCCTCCTCGGCACCGCCCACGTCTCCCGCGCCAGCGCCGCCAAGGTGCGGGAGCTCCTGGAGCAGGAGCACTTCGACGCCGTGGCGGTGGAACTCTGCCCCAGCCGCTATCAGGCCCTCCTGGACCCGGACGCCCTGGCGCGCATGGACCTCTTCGCCGTCATCCGCCAGGGGCGCGTGGCCATGGTGGTCGCCAGCCTGGCCCTGGCCGCCTACCAGCAGCGCCTGGCGGATCAGTTCGGCATCGAACCCGGGGCCGAGCAGCGCATGGCCATCGCCCAGGCGCGGGAACGCCATCTGCCCGTCCTGCTGGTGGATCGCGAGATCGGCGTGACCCTCAAGCGCGTCGCCGCTAACCTGAGCTGGTGGAAGCGGCTCGAACTCTTTTCCGGCCTGGTCCTCACCCTGGTCTCCCACGAGGAGGTCCCCGAGGCGGAGATCGAGCGCCTCAAGGAGGGTGATGTGCTGGAGACCACCTTCGCCGAATTCGCCCGCAACCGCCAAGACCTCTTCCTGCCCCTGATCGACGAACGGGATCGCTACATGGCCGCCCGTCTGCGGGAGGAGATCGAACGGGAGGGCCACGGCCGGGTGCTGGCGGTACTGGGGGCCGGCCACCTCAAGGGCGTCGCCGGCTACCTGCGGGCGGCCGAGTCTGAACCGCCTCCGGGGGCTTCCACTCATGACAGCGCTCAACCCCGTCCCGACCCCCGCCTCGAGATCGCGGAACTGGAGCGCCTGCCTCCGCCCAGCCCCTGGCCCAAGCTCATTTCCTGGGTCATCCTCGCCCTGATCGTGGCCGGCTTCGCCTTCGGCTTTGCCCAAAACCCCCAGGACGGCTGGTCCATCGTCTGGGACTGGGTTCTCATCACCGGTAGCCTCTCCGCCCTCGGCACCCTCCTCGCCGGCGGGCACCCCCTGACGGTGCTGACGGCCTTCGTCGCCGCGCCCCTGACCACTCTCAACCCGGCCATCGGCGCCGGCATGGTGACGGGACCGGTGGAACTCTATCTACGCAAGCCGAACATGGGTGACTTCGGACGCCTGCGCCAGGACGCGGCCCAATTCCGGGGCTGGTGGCGCAACCGGGTGCTGCGCATCCTCCAGGTCTTCCTCCTGAGCAACCTGGGCGCCGCCATCGGCACCTATGTGGCTGGTTTCCGCATTTACGACCGATTATTCTCCTGA